GCGGGAGGAAGGCCCGTCGAGGTTCCCACCCGCGAGGAGAACGAGTTCCGCCTGACTGTCGAGGACCTCGAGGAGCACGTAACTCCTAAGACGAGGGCTTTGATAATAAACACCCCGAACAACCCCACGGGCTCGGTTTTAAGGAAGAAGGACGTTGAGGAGATAGCCGACTTCGCGGTGGAGCACGACCTGATGGTTCTCAGCGATGAGGTTTACGAGCATTTCGTTTACGACGGAGCAAGGAACCACAGCATAGCTTCCCTCGACGGCATGTTCGAGCGCACCATAACGATAAACGGCTTCTCAAAGACTTTCGCGATGACCGGATGGCGGCTCGGCTTCGTTGCGGCCCCCGAATGGGTAATCGAAAGGATGACCCGCTTCCAGATGTACAACTCCACCTGCCCGGTTACCTTCGCCCAGTACGCCGCGGCCAGAGCCCTGAGGGACGGGCGGAGCTGGAAGGCCGTCGAGGAGATGAGGAGGGAGTACGATAGAAGAAGGGAGCTCGTCTGGAAGCGTTTGAACGAGATGGGACTGCATGCAGTTAAGCCAAGGGGCGCCTTCTACATCTTCCCGCGCATCAAGGAGACCGGTCTGAGCGGCGGTGAGTTCAGCGAGCTCATGCTCCGCCGGGCTAAGGTGGCAGTGGTCCCGGGTTCGGCCTTCGGGAGTGCGGGCGAGGGATACATAAGGATAAGCTACGCCACGGCCTACGAAAAGCTCGAGGAGGCCATGGACAGGATGGAGAAAGTCCTGAAGGAGGAGAAGCTCGTTTAAAGTTTCCTCAGCTCAACTTTTATTCCTTTTCCCAGCTCCAGAACCGCGTAGTGGCCCCTGAAGAGGGGGCCGGGGTTCACCACGAGCGTCTCCCCAACCCGATCGATCCCCGTTCCTTCGTGTATGTGGCCGCACACGACCATCCGCGGGCTTTTCCTCTCGATGAAGTCCCTCAGCGCCCTGCTTCCGGCGTGAAGGCCTGAGCGAACCCTGTCCACTTTGGTTCCGTAGGGCGGGACGTGGGAAAGGATCACATCCCCCTCCCGGTAGTTCCTCTTTAGTATCCCCCGGATCTCATCCTCGCCCAGCTCCCACACCGTGCCGAAGGGCGTTAAGTTCGAGCCCCCGATCCCGGTTACGCCGATCCCGCCGATCTCGCGCCGTCGGTCGTGAAGGCCTATCCCGAGTTCCTCCAGAAGTTCCGGCACGTCCCTGCCGTCGCAGTTCCCGTGAACGGCCAGCACGGGCCTTCCAGTGTCCAGTAGAGGTATGAGAACCCTCTCAGCTTCGCGCGAGTTGCCGAAGTGGGTGATGTCCCCGGCCACGAGGATCGCGTCGAACTCCTCCCCTTCAAGAACCCCCGCGAGTTCCCGGGTTTTTCTCGAGTTTCCGTGGATGTCCGTTACGGCCACGAGTTTCATAAACTCACCCCCCGAGCCTCAGGTAGTCCTTAACCTCGTCGTAATCCCGGCTCCAGTCAACGATACCAACCCTCCTCTTCACCCCCTTTTCAAGGAGTGCGAGGATCTCGTCCACAACTTCCTCGGGGGTCTTGCCGGTGGTGTCTACCTCCAGAACCCTTTCCCTCCCCTCGAGGGCCTCGATTAGTATCACATCCACCAGCTCGGCCTCAACGTTCTCGGCCAGCTTCTCCCTCGGGTAACCCCTGAGCGAGAGCCTTTCCGCCACCACCTTCGGATGGAGCCTGAGAACCACCA
The window above is part of the Thermococcus sp. P6 genome. Proteins encoded here:
- a CDS encoding metallophosphoesterase, with the translated sequence MKLVAVTDIHGNSRKTRELAGVLEGEEFDAILVAGDITHFGNSREAERVLIPLLDTGRPVLAVHGNCDGRDVPELLEELGIGLHDRRREIGGIGVTGIGGSNLTPFGTVWELGEDEIRGILKRNYREGDVILSHVPPYGTKVDRVRSGLHAGSRALRDFIERKSPRMVVCGHIHEGTGIDRVGETLVVNPGPLFRGHYAVLELGKGIKVELRKL
- a CDS encoding adenylate kinase family protein; the encoded protein is MRIAVSGTPGVGKTTVSKLLSERLGYEYVSVKDFALMKGLGEPSGEEIEIDVERLAREFRREFSGKDVVVDGHLSHLLPVDVVVVLRLHPKVVAERLSLRGYPREKLAENVEAELVDVILIEALEGRERVLEVDTTGKTPEEVVDEILALLEKGVKRRVGIVDWSRDYDEVKDYLRLGG
- a CDS encoding pyridoxal phosphate-dependent aminotransferase, with protein sequence MALSDRLELVNPSEIRKLFDLAQGVEGLISLGIGEPDFDTPRHIREYAKEALDRGLTHYGPNAGIMELREAVAWKLREQNGIEADPAREIMITVGANQAFLMGLATFLRDGEEVLIPSPAFVSYAPAVILAGGRPVEVPTREENEFRLTVEDLEEHVTPKTRALIINTPNNPTGSVLRKKDVEEIADFAVEHDLMVLSDEVYEHFVYDGARNHSIASLDGMFERTITINGFSKTFAMTGWRLGFVAAPEWVIERMTRFQMYNSTCPVTFAQYAAARALRDGRSWKAVEEMRREYDRRRELVWKRLNEMGLHAVKPRGAFYIFPRIKETGLSGGEFSELMLRRAKVAVVPGSAFGSAGEGYIRISYATAYEKLEEAMDRMEKVLKEEKLV